The Sus scrofa isolate TJ Tabasco breed Duroc chromosome 6, Sscrofa11.1, whole genome shotgun sequence region CCTGGTTCAGCTTTGCCTCAAGTATTTCTCTGTGAAATTAATCAGCACTCATGTGGTTTGCTTAAGGcttacttcctccaggaagtcttccctggtTTCCACCAGTTGGGGAGTTTTGCCTGGTTCAGCTTTGCCTCAAGTATTTCTCTGTGAAATTAATCAGCACTCATGTGGTTTGAGAGGTAGGGTTGCTTAGCGGTCCCCAAGGCTCTGAGTCACACTCTAGGCTCCCCATTCACTAGATACATGAGCTCAGCAAGTGTCTTCACCTGTCATTTGctcatctgtttgtttgtttgtctttttagggctgcaccggcagcacatggaagttctctggccaggggtagaatcacaGCTgagtggccggcctacaccacagttcgcagcaactccagatccaaaccgcatctgcaacctacactgcagtttgcgacaacgctggatccttaacacaccaaatgaggccagggagtgacCCCACATCCTCGTActgttcttaaccagctgagccacgacgggaactctcgtttgctcatctgtaacatggggattATGACAATGGCCTGCTTATGTTGGGTGACTGTTGTGTCCCCAGTGCTCCATTCTCATCTCATTAAATCCCATCCACACCACCATAAAGTAAGTCTCGTCATTATTGTCCGTTTTATTTTCACATCTGCCTGACAGGTGAGGAAACATAGGTTCAGAGGTTGAGTAAGTTGTCCAAAGTCACCCACAGGCAAAATGGTAGAACCAGGGTTTGAATCCGTgcagcctggctccagggccTAGGCTCCTAACTTCTAGAATACGCTGGATGTACTGGCTCTTGAGGCTCCCAGGATGATACTAGTAAAGACATCCTCGTAGCTCCCTGCTGGGGCTGATCCTGGGCTCTGGAGGGACATCACAGGAAGCAGGGttgtggtttgcttttttttttctttctgctttttagggccgcacctgcggcatatggaggttcccaggctaggggtcgaatcggaggtacagctgccggcctccaccacagccacagccaggccagatctgagccatatctgcgacctacactgcagctcacggcaatgccgtatccttaacccactgagtgaggccagggattgaacccgcacctcatggatacatcgggttcattaccgctgagccaccacaggaactgtCACTGGGTTTGCTCTGTGTGCAGGGTGGGATGTGGCTGTTTCTCCCCACCCCGGGATGCTGGGGGCCTTATCCAGTTTCTTCCAGGCCTGATGACCAATAGGGGCTAGGCATTAGTagagaagcaggagggagggagggcgacagagggaggagggggagagagagagagacagttgtACGACTCTTATTTTCCGCATTCTGGGGACAGAAGCAGTGAGAAGGGATGGGTGTGCCCTGCCCCCCAGCATCTGCTCAGGAAGAGGCTGGAGGGCCTGTCTATGAGGAGAGCCCCAGGGGTCCCCCCAGAGTGCCAGCCAGTAGGGGGATCACGAGGAGCAGGACCAGGACGTGGGGTGCCTGGGGAGCAGCGGTGGCCGAGGCACTGGTGAAGGATTGGGTCACGGAGTCCCTGTTGCAGAGGTGCCCCTCACAGCAGGAGCCCTGGAGGTCGATGTTTGTCCACGGGCTGGTGGTGCCCATGATGGTGCAGGAGGGCCGTTGGCAGGTTCTGATGTACACAGGGACTGAGAAATTGCCTGGGGCGGGGGACAGTGAGGAGGGGTCAGAACTGAGGGAGGCAGTGGCACCCGAACCTCCACTTAAAAGGCCAGGGCCATGACTGGGTCCTCAGACTTACTTCCAGTCTCCCTCTTCAGACCAGGGCCATGCCCCCTCCCTCAGTCTAGGACCAATGCCTCCCTCCTTCAGACCAGGGCCATGTCTCCCAGTCAGGCCTGCCGTCCTCCACACCCCTTGCCCAAGCCCTctcaccctcccagcccctcaccaACGGTCATTTGGCCATTGCCCTGAAAGCAGACACTTTGGTCCTGGTGACACTGGACCCGCCGGGACTTCTCCGGGGTGCAGTCCTCTGGGTGGATCCCCACGCAGGCGTAGCACTCGATGCCGCTGAGCGTCTGGGGGTTGGGCGCTGGCAGGACAACGAGGCACACACTCAGGTAAAAGTTCTCAGGCACAGTGGTTGGGGTTGCGCACTGCGCCGGGGCTCCTGCCGGGCTCCactggagggggcggggcgggaatCCCGGAGGAGGAGCCCAgaggaggccccgcccccgccccgccctccctcTCACCTGGGCTCAGATTAGGGAGGGAGTCGTGGGTCAGGAGGTTTGAGTTGCACAGGTCGGTCCTGCAGCCGCGCACCACCGAGTAGTCGGGTGGCAGCGCCTTGTTGTTCCACTGCATCTGACCCGTAGGCGGGCCTGTCCAGCAGCCCTTCTGGACCATGGTCACTGAGGCGCGGTACCCTGGAGGCGGGAGGGCACCGGGTCTGGTGCGccgcctcctccccagccctccttGTCCTGTCCCACGCCCCATCTTCTCCACCTCTCTCCCTCGGTCTCAAGCCTCCGCCCCCGTCCTCGCCTCCTCCGCTCTCGGCTCACGCAGCCTGGCTCCCCCCTCTTGCCCTGCGCCGCCCTTTCCTCCCTCTCAAATTCCGCTCCCCCGACCCCCAAACCCTCGCCCTCGCTCTCTGTCTCACCACcaaccctttcttccttctccttttctctccccctcccttcctcctttctgccCCCTCCCGCCTTCTCTCCCCGTCCTTCCCGGTCTCCTGCTCTCACCGCCCGCTCCCtcattccttctcctctctccacctccccatGTTTATcctcatctttcctttcttctacccCCAGCCCAGCGCCTTGTCTCCTCCTCCCAATTTCTCATCCTTGTCCCCATCTCCCACCCATTTCTCTTCTGGGCTGTCCGCCTCTCACCTGTGCTCAAGGAGGAGACAGCCtcagagcatccatgaggacaggagacGCTGAGGAATTTCATGCCACTGAGGTCAAAGGGCCCGAAGTAGATGTGCTGAAAGCTGTAGCACTGCAGGGCTCGGGACCCTGGGGAAAGATcaggggtggggtgagaggagcaggccagggatgagcGTAGGCCAGGAACTCAGGGCTTCACCCTGCAGACGACAGCCACACGGGCCAGGCTCTTCTGGTCTGAGTAGAGACAGGCCCTGTTGCCTCGAGAGAACTGGggcctgctgctgtggctggtcGTGGCTGTGTCTGCCTCTTGGCCCAGTACTAGCCTCTGCACCAGCCAGTCTAGTTTTCCCCGGCTCTTCCAGATCGCCACCCTCTAAGATGCTGATAAAGGAGGAAGTGATTCACTCTGGCTCTGCCCATCCCTCTCCCAGCTAAACTCACGATGTCCAGTAGCACTACAAGGCCACTGATGGAAAACAAACAGTCCAGTCCAGGCACCGGGATGAGCAGTCTTAtgctaaatacatacataaagcCAGCCCCAAAGATACACGCACAGAACGCTTAAACATTGATCTAGGCcatgataaaaaattatataagaaagaatgtgtgtgtatgtatgactgagttgctttgttgtatagcagaaattggcacaacattgtaattcaactgtAAGTTAATAAAAGATGGGAAAAACCATTGACGTGAACACAAAATTACATGGGATCGTATAAATCTCACAGATATATACAGAGTACCCTGAACGTATCCATGTAGAGTTCTGCATTCACGTCCAAGCAAGAACCACCCAGACCCTCCAATAGAAACACCCCAGACCAAGGCGCAGCATCTCACCCATGCAAAATCACACTCAGAGAGGGAAAAACGTGGCTGCAGAAACAATCACAGCACACAGAGACTCGGGAACTTAGGAAGTCatacccagagagagagagagaaatacagatcCACGAATCATAGACACAAGTAAAATCGGAGCTTGCAAATAGGTGAATgagaaatacacaaaaaagagACCTGCAAAAGCAGacaacttaaaatctttttttattttattttttttttattttggtggcctggcagttaaggattcagcattgtcgctgctgtggcatgtggaagttcccagcctaggtgttgaatctgagcagcagctgccagcctgcatcacagccacagcaacgtgggatccaagctgcatgtgcgacctacaccacaattcatggcaacgccagatccttaacccactgagtgaagccagggatcaaacctgagttctcatggatactagtcgggtttgttaaccaccgagccacaatgggaactcctaaaatcatatatttttagaggaagttccctggtggcctggcagttaaggattcagtgttgtcgctgttgtgactcagattcagtccctggcccaggaacttctgtgtgccatgggcacagtaaaaaaaaaaaaaaattaggagttcctgtcgtggcgcagtggaaacaaatccaactaggaacgattgtaggttcaatccctggccttgctcagtgggttaaggatcgggcgttgccatgagcacagacacagctcagatttggcattgctgtggctctgatgtaggctggcagctgtagctccgattagacccctagcctgggaacctccatatgccatgggcatggccctaaaaagatgaaaaacaaacaaaaaaaatcgtATTCAGATGCAAGATATATAGAGACATGCAACAGatacacagagagacagacacacatcAAAATGCCCAAACACATGTACACAGAGAGAAACACAGGCCTACCAATCACAGAGATGCACaaacacaaagagaaacagatacacaaaattatacacacatctcttttacaaagaaaaggaGGCTCAGAGATAAACAGACCCATAAAGGCATTTGTTCAAGCACCCAGACATCAAAACCTGGTACACATAGATACACATACAAGCACAGAGAGCCACAGGACGCACtgacacatggacacacacagaaCTTGATCTCTCTTCTGTGGATGAGCGTGCGTGCGCGcacacccctccacacacacacacacaaagtcactGTGTGGGGCAtcgctccttcctgcctctcaaattCCCTGCCTTTGTAGCCACTTGAGTCCTGACATGAGTATGTCCCAGTCCTTACTCAAATCGGGGGAAGGGGTTGCCTGAGGATGAGGCCAAGGTTCCCTGCCATTTCTGAAAAGAGCCCCAAAAGGTCCTCAGAAGTATCTTTGAGTGGAAGTGTGGGCAGGAAGGGTGAGAAAGGCTGGAGGAGCGGACCAGAGACCCCGGAGGAAATGAGCGATACGGAAAGaatggaggagaggaagagaagtgggGAGGGCACAGTCTCCAGGCCTCTTCCCTCCCACAACCCGGGAAGCAATCAGggaccccacccctcctccctcagacccagagcccaggcccccaattcctcctccctcagacccaggatccaggcccccagctcctcctccctcagacccaggatcCAGGCCCCTCATTCTCTCCTCCCACAGTCTGTGGAATTGGGCCCCACTCTCTGTTCCCTCAGACCCAGGAGAGTCCAAATTCCCATCACTCTACTGCCCTTCTTACCATTGGACTCAAAAGTCTGGACACCTGTCAGGCAGAGGACAGCCCCAAAGAGGCGCAGCAGGGTGGCTCTGGGGACTTCCATTGCCTGGTTGTGGAGCTGAGTGGAGACACCGGGAACAGCTCCTCCTGCTCTGATTTCTGCTGGGCTGGttctcccagcccagccctaGGCATCCAGGCTACCCAGCCTGGCTGGCATTCCTCCACCCCCGCCCTGCTGCACTTGGGCTGGTCTCCTCCTAGATAATCACGATGGAGCCAAGATGCGTCTCAGGTCTGAgcggggaggggctgagggcctGGATTTCTGGATCTAAAGGAGGAAGGAGCTAAGGGCCTATAACccttaatttttttgggggggctttgtGTTTGTGGGCTCTCTTTCTTCCCCATTCCCCACACTGTGTTCTAGTCTAAGTAGGCACACATGGCATCTCGATTTCTCTTCTTCCACCCTGACACATGCCACCATATGGGACTACATCTTCAGACCAAAGACACAAACATCACCTCCTCCCTGAAGGCCTCTGTCTACACCCTCACCCTAATCACCCACCTACCTCCACCTCAAGCACTTCCCTGTCTCCCAGCCTTGGTCACCCTGGGTTGGACTAGTGTTTCTCTTCCCCATCAGGCTGTGAACTCCTCAGAGGCCTCAGGGGATGTTTGGGATGTTGTATGAATGAGTGAATCACAAACTTATAAACAAactagagacagagagagagagagagagtgacagGAGATGAGACTCCTGGAGAGGCAGTTCCACATGGGATGCAGAAAGACAGACGTACCCGGTGTGGACAAACGCACATGTAGACACGCAGACAAACCCAGACTTGATGATCAGGACATGCCCACAGAAGGTGTTTAATAAAAGTTTATTagattattaaatgaatgaattaaaaaactggaggaggaattcccgtcgtggctcagcaggactagaatccatgaggatgcggatttgatccctggcctcactcggtgggttaaggatccgtcgttgccacaagctgtggcataggtcacagatgcagctcgtgtctggtgttgctgtggctgtggcgctggcagctgcagctctgattcgattcctagcctgggaatttccatatgccgccgttgcggccctaaaaagacaaaataaaacaaggcactggaggagagagagacacagacggACCACTGGCGGGATATCCTGTCCCCTGAGGATGCGGACAAACCCACGTGGACACTCAGACACCAGGCAGATGGGGACATCAGATGGGTGCCCTGCAGGCAGTGGGAGCTGGGCCAGAGACCCTAGGTCTACACCTCCTGATCTGCCTCCCTTCTCGCTGGTTGGAGGGGCTGCCTGTTGGCATCACAGCCACTCACTGTGTCAGGCAGGGCGGGTGACAGGCTTGTGCAGAGATGAGGGTCACGGACCCACAGACGGATGGGGAGAGGTGACAGAATTGTCATGACCAGGACAGCCTTAATGGTCTCTGGAGCTCAGCTAAACTTTATGTGGGTTTCTCCCTGACTACAGGCCCCCAACTtcccttttcttagagcatttactgTTGAAAACTTGTCATTGCCCTTCTTTCTCGGTCCCATTGATGTGTGGGTAAATCGTCTCCCAGCCTCTTGCCAGTTTTACAACCTGGGACTGTCTTTCTCAGGACATGGGAGCCAGCCCTTTGAAATGGCACACTGGCACTTTCCCACTGAAAACCGTTCAGCGCCAAAAACCTTCCCACCTTTTGTTTCAGTGGCGGCTTGATGTTGGGATctgagttcccagaccaaggattgaacctgggctgaaGTGTTGAAAGCgctgaatcctaaccattagaccaccaggaaactcccaagaatttccttaaaaaaatttttttttttttgtcttttgtctttttagggctgcacctgtggcatatggaggttcccaggctagggggccaatcggagctacagctgtcggcctacgccacagccacagcaatgctggattcttaacccaatgagcaaggccagggatcgaacctgcatcctcatggatgctggttgggttcgtttccgatgagccacaacaggaactccaagaatttcctttttttaaaggttgaataatattctgttgtatttaCATATGCACTGTCTTTTGCTTATCCGttcctccgttgatggacacATGGAttccttccacctcttggctgctgtgagtaaggctgcagtgaacatgggcaCACAGCTGTTTGGATGCTCTCAATTCTTGTGGAAAGGCACCAAATCAGATCCTAACTTGGAACATTGCCAACTATTGTGGGTGTGCCCCTCACTGTCTCATTTTCAAATATGTGATCAAGGCTGTCAGTTTGTGCGTGACTCTTTGGGAGGCAAGACTGAGGCACAGATTAGTGCTCAGGATGGGGACCCTCCAGCTGCGGAAGGGCAGCAAAGGGAGTGTCAGGATGGGGCAGAGGGGGAAGTCGGGCTGTGATTCGGCCCCAACAATGGGCTTAGGCCGCCCTGGGGAAGCTCCGGCAAGTGAATCTCAGCAGCTGAAAGAAGCAATCAGTCCTCAAAAGATCTTGGTGGCAAATCACAGCATCTGCCACACTCTACTCATTCTCCCTTTCtagtgttgtgttttttgtttgtttggttggtttgtttttgctttttcgggctgcacgcctgtggcatatggaagttcccaggctagaggtcttgaatggagctacagctgccagcctacagcacagccacagcagcgggatcagagctgcgtcttcgaccttataccacagcttatggcaatgctggatctttaactcactgagcgaggctagggatcaaacctgcatcctcatggatacaagtcgggatcattaaccgctgagccacaaagagaactcctcttttttagtGTCTTTTTCCATCTCCAGAGTTTGAAATAAAGATGAATCACAGGAACCTTTGAGATGAAATAAACTTACCCAAATCTGATAATTTATTCCCCAGTTGGAGAGATTTGGTGAAATGTTTCTGTCCACTGTTACTGTCTTTTGGAAGTTAAATGATTCTTATTTAAAGTGAGTGCTTTttgaagttccctgatggcctagcaatTAAAAGACCCattgttatcactgctgtggtttgggtcactgctgtggtgtgggtttgatccctggcctgggaacttctgaatgctgtgggtgcagccaataaataaataaaaatagagttcccattgtggcttagtgggttataaacctgactagtatccatgaggatgtgggttcaatccctggcctcgctcagtgggtcaaaggatctggggttgctgcaagctttgggggaggtcgaagatgcagcttgaccatgttgtggtggctgtggtgtaggccagcaactgtagctcagattcagcccctagcctgggaacttccatatgctgcatctgcagcgctgaaaagcaaaaaaaaaaaaaataataataataataaataaatgaataaataaataaaatgggtacTTTTTAAGAGTTTAAATTTGACTTTAATATCCAAACATTCAAATTTTAAGAGTCTAATATTCAAATTAGGTGGCTAGATACCTGGATTGAATTAAATAtgcaaaaacatttaattaaaaggttcttcacttttctctttcagccatttcttgaattttttgcTTCATGTTTTATATGGAGGTAGAAGGTACATTTATGTCAATCAGTAATGGATCTGGCTTCATGTACATTCAGCTGAAATAGCAGGTGTGGaaatcccccccccgccccccccagccgcCACCTTATTTTCCACAAAATGTGTTCAGTGACCCAATTAGTTTTATAATAGCTTTCCATTTTCAgatcctgattcttttttcttcttgacagatgtcaaataggttttttttttttttttttttgaattttaaatcttGAAATAGCATGTAGGTAACaaatcatgaatttttaaataatagctaatTTTTATGCTGATGGAATTTCTAAAGCAATAATAAACACTGCTATAATATAATTAACAGACTATTGCGTAATACTCTTTAATTTCCAGCCACCTAACATTCTTTGTGGATTGCTAATGGTAATCGGATGTTAGTTATTATGTAGAGATTTATGCCAAGTGAAAAGACATGCGGATTTTAAATTGGAATTCAGTAATCCTAGTCTACATGTGGATTTAAATTTGGAATTCCGTAATTCTGGTGTGGAACAGTAAATAATACTTAGCAGAAAATACAAACTGCAATATGAAACACTGAATGCAGCCAAAACACTGATGgcaacaggaattttttttaagatgctttCTATATCAGGCGGAAAAGCAGCTCCTTGTTTAGAAGCACAGGCTACTTTAGACCATATGAGATCGATAGGGTCTTTCCATTTTCAAACTTACTTGTCCTTTGTAAGGGGAAGAGGAATGGGCGCTGTGAACCCTGTTGTGGCAAGACCCTTGACTGCCATCTGCTGGAACCTGATTGCAATAAATTATAAATCACTTTGCAGTCAGCTAAAGAGTAACACAATACAGAAACATTTCCAGATGactgttttcaaaataataaagatgtCTGTGATGTGAATGTCACCTTGTTAGATGTAGTGCTTTTGTTCAGTGCCCAACACAAACAACTATACATGGTGACACTGGAAAGCCATTCACAGATGGGGCATGTGTCAGGGCAAACATTGGCTCATGACAAAGTAAAAGATAGCCAGGAGCCTTCTAGGCAGAGATCCACTGCCAGGAATAGCTGGGCAGGGGAATTAGATAAGAATGGATTTTAGGATCACTTAAAGGGAAGATTGGGATCAGGGAAGGCAAATCAATATGACAGGT contains the following coding sequences:
- the LYPD5 gene encoding ly6/PLAUR domain-containing protein 5, whose amino-acid sequence is MEVPRATLLRLFGAVLCLTGVQTFESNGSRALQCYSFQHIYFGPFDLSGMKFLSVSCPHGCSEAVSSLSTGYRASVTMVQKGCWTGPPTGQMQWNNKALPPDYSVVRGCRTDLCNSNLLTHDSLPNLSPAPNPQTLSGIECYACVGIHPEDCTPEKSRRVQCHQDQSVCFQGNGQMTVGNFSVPVYIRTCQRPSCTIMGTTSPWTNIDLQGSCCEGHLCNRDSVTQSFTSASATAAPQAPHVLVLLLVIPLLAGTLGGPLGLSS